In the genome of Triticum urartu cultivar G1812 chromosome 5, Tu2.1, whole genome shotgun sequence, one region contains:
- the LOC125508907 gene encoding tRNA-specific adenosine deaminase TAD3-like isoform X2, which yields MWWQRTLCPSEGFPEEVQKIVDNYHLSPFIAKVASCSATSKEEWEEQCKLWPTSYHPPNDIDGVSGFKEEELPSIFHCMRTAMQLSQVGNAAIIVDPSSMQVISKATDQTHQRDTCLNGNKCAIVEAGNASSFPEAIEDKADTSLPSSSRFCNGLDREVLCINPFGWMKQRCTEQKTLPSEGGFLWHPLWHAAVVAIENAAERDRRMFPSSTSSTTEPKLNGDVENCSDDEPAKRLKIVTNGEDQSAHPACSRDLHERNRPYLCTGFDIYLVWEPCTMCAMALVHQRFKRVFYAFPNPITGALGSVYRLHGQKSLNHHYSVFRIKVPEAYLNGSTDCSEKWCSNSVSS from the exons ATGTGGTGGCAGCGAACATTGTGCCCAAG TGAAGGTTTTCCTGAAGAAGTCCAAAAGATAGTGGACAACTACCATTTGAGTCCTTTCATTGCAAAA GTTGCCAGTTGTTCTGCTACGTCGAAAGAGGAGTGGGAGGAACAGTGCAAACTTTGGCCAACATCTTATCACCCCCCTAACGA CATTGATGGTGTATCTGGATTTAAAGAGGAGGAATTACCATCAATATTTCATTGCATGAGGACTGCTATGCAATTATCACAG GTGGGCAATGCTGCCATTATTGTTGATCCATCAAGCATGCAAGTAATTTCAAAGGCTACAGACCAAACACACCAGCGTGATACTTGTCTAAATGGGAACAAATGTGCAATAGTAGAAGCAGGTAATGCTAGCTCATTCCCTGAAGCAATTGAGGATAAAGCCGACACTTCGTTGCCATCGAGTTCTCGTTTTTGCAATGGCTTGGACAGGGAGGTCTTATGTATAAACCCTTTCGGATGGATGAAACAAAGGTGTACGGAGCAGAAGACACTGCCATCTGAAGGTGGTTTTCTCTGGCATCCTCTGTGGCATGCTGCAGTTGTTGCCATTGAAAATGCCGCCGAGAGGGATAGAAGGATGTTCCCTTCTTCAACTTCTTCAACAACCGAGCCAAAATTAAATGGTGATGTAGAGAATTGTTCTGATGATGAACCAGCAAAGCGGCTAAAGATAGTTACAAAT GGTGAAGATCAATCTGCACATCCAGCATGCAGCAGGGACTTACATGAAAGAAACAGACCATATCTTTGCACAGGATTTGACATCTACCTTGTTTGGGAACCATGCACGAT GTGTGCTATGGCGCTTGTACATCAAAGGTTCAAGCGCGTCTTCTATGCTTTCCCTAATCCCATTACTGGAGCACTGGGCAGTGTCTACAGATTGCACGGGCAGAAAAGCTTGAATCACCATTACTCCGTGTTTAGGATAAAAGTTCCTGAGGCATATTTGAATGGTTCAACTGACTGTTCTGAAAAATGGTGCTCAAATTCTGTCTCATCTTAG
- the LOC125508907 gene encoding tRNA-specific adenosine deaminase TAD3-like isoform X1 — translation MAWELTEVPGNPTPLQHSTVDVVAANIVPKVTNALIRQLNQVCPLENLRHVKRVRRRVVCGENSELSIILCLSTGPDNCSEGFPEEVQKIVDNYHLSPFIAKVASCSATSKEEWEEQCKLWPTSYHPPNDIDGVSGFKEEELPSIFHCMRTAMQLSQVGNAAIIVDPSSMQVISKATDQTHQRDTCLNGNKCAIVEAGNASSFPEAIEDKADTSLPSSSRFCNGLDREVLCINPFGWMKQRCTEQKTLPSEGGFLWHPLWHAAVVAIENAAERDRRMFPSSTSSTTEPKLNGDVENCSDDEPAKRLKIVTNGEDQSAHPACSRDLHERNRPYLCTGFDIYLVWEPCTMCAMALVHQRFKRVFYAFPNPITGALGSVYRLHGQKSLNHHYSVFRIKVPEAYLNGSTDCSEKWCSNSVSS, via the exons ATGGCGTGGGAGCTTACCGAGGTCCCTGGCAATCCAACTCCCCTCCAACATTCCACGG TTGATGTGGTGGCAGCGAACATTGTGCCCAAGGTAACAAATGCTCTCATCAG GCAATTGAATCAAGTCTGCCCATTAGAGAATCTACGGCATGTCAAGCGGGTGCGTCGGCGTGTTGTGTGTGGCG AAAATTCTGAGTTATCAATCATCTTATGCCTTTCCACTGGGCCTGACAATTGTAGTGAAGGTTTTCCTGAAGAAGTCCAAAAGATAGTGGACAACTACCATTTGAGTCCTTTCATTGCAAAA GTTGCCAGTTGTTCTGCTACGTCGAAAGAGGAGTGGGAGGAACAGTGCAAACTTTGGCCAACATCTTATCACCCCCCTAACGA CATTGATGGTGTATCTGGATTTAAAGAGGAGGAATTACCATCAATATTTCATTGCATGAGGACTGCTATGCAATTATCACAG GTGGGCAATGCTGCCATTATTGTTGATCCATCAAGCATGCAAGTAATTTCAAAGGCTACAGACCAAACACACCAGCGTGATACTTGTCTAAATGGGAACAAATGTGCAATAGTAGAAGCAGGTAATGCTAGCTCATTCCCTGAAGCAATTGAGGATAAAGCCGACACTTCGTTGCCATCGAGTTCTCGTTTTTGCAATGGCTTGGACAGGGAGGTCTTATGTATAAACCCTTTCGGATGGATGAAACAAAGGTGTACGGAGCAGAAGACACTGCCATCTGAAGGTGGTTTTCTCTGGCATCCTCTGTGGCATGCTGCAGTTGTTGCCATTGAAAATGCCGCCGAGAGGGATAGAAGGATGTTCCCTTCTTCAACTTCTTCAACAACCGAGCCAAAATTAAATGGTGATGTAGAGAATTGTTCTGATGATGAACCAGCAAAGCGGCTAAAGATAGTTACAAAT GGTGAAGATCAATCTGCACATCCAGCATGCAGCAGGGACTTACATGAAAGAAACAGACCATATCTTTGCACAGGATTTGACATCTACCTTGTTTGGGAACCATGCACGAT GTGTGCTATGGCGCTTGTACATCAAAGGTTCAAGCGCGTCTTCTATGCTTTCCCTAATCCCATTACTGGAGCACTGGGCAGTGTCTACAGATTGCACGGGCAGAAAAGCTTGAATCACCATTACTCCGTGTTTAGGATAAAAGTTCCTGAGGCATATTTGAATGGTTCAACTGACTGTTCTGAAAAATGGTGCTCAAATTCTGTCTCATCTTAG
- the LOC125508907 gene encoding tRNA-specific adenosine deaminase TAD3-like isoform X3, giving the protein MSSGEGFPEEVQKIVDNYHLSPFIAKVASCSATSKEEWEEQCKLWPTSYHPPNDIDGVSGFKEEELPSIFHCMRTAMQLSQVGNAAIIVDPSSMQVISKATDQTHQRDTCLNGNKCAIVEAGNASSFPEAIEDKADTSLPSSSRFCNGLDREVLCINPFGWMKQRCTEQKTLPSEGGFLWHPLWHAAVVAIENAAERDRRMFPSSTSSTTEPKLNGDVENCSDDEPAKRLKIVTNGEDQSAHPACSRDLHERNRPYLCTGFDIYLVWEPCTMCAMALVHQRFKRVFYAFPNPITGALGSVYRLHGQKSLNHHYSVFRIKVPEAYLNGSTDCSEKWCSNSVSS; this is encoded by the exons ATGTCAAGCGG TGAAGGTTTTCCTGAAGAAGTCCAAAAGATAGTGGACAACTACCATTTGAGTCCTTTCATTGCAAAA GTTGCCAGTTGTTCTGCTACGTCGAAAGAGGAGTGGGAGGAACAGTGCAAACTTTGGCCAACATCTTATCACCCCCCTAACGA CATTGATGGTGTATCTGGATTTAAAGAGGAGGAATTACCATCAATATTTCATTGCATGAGGACTGCTATGCAATTATCACAG GTGGGCAATGCTGCCATTATTGTTGATCCATCAAGCATGCAAGTAATTTCAAAGGCTACAGACCAAACACACCAGCGTGATACTTGTCTAAATGGGAACAAATGTGCAATAGTAGAAGCAGGTAATGCTAGCTCATTCCCTGAAGCAATTGAGGATAAAGCCGACACTTCGTTGCCATCGAGTTCTCGTTTTTGCAATGGCTTGGACAGGGAGGTCTTATGTATAAACCCTTTCGGATGGATGAAACAAAGGTGTACGGAGCAGAAGACACTGCCATCTGAAGGTGGTTTTCTCTGGCATCCTCTGTGGCATGCTGCAGTTGTTGCCATTGAAAATGCCGCCGAGAGGGATAGAAGGATGTTCCCTTCTTCAACTTCTTCAACAACCGAGCCAAAATTAAATGGTGATGTAGAGAATTGTTCTGATGATGAACCAGCAAAGCGGCTAAAGATAGTTACAAAT GGTGAAGATCAATCTGCACATCCAGCATGCAGCAGGGACTTACATGAAAGAAACAGACCATATCTTTGCACAGGATTTGACATCTACCTTGTTTGGGAACCATGCACGAT GTGTGCTATGGCGCTTGTACATCAAAGGTTCAAGCGCGTCTTCTATGCTTTCCCTAATCCCATTACTGGAGCACTGGGCAGTGTCTACAGATTGCACGGGCAGAAAAGCTTGAATCACCATTACTCCGTGTTTAGGATAAAAGTTCCTGAGGCATATTTGAATGGTTCAACTGACTGTTCTGAAAAATGGTGCTCAAATTCTGTCTCATCTTAG